CTTTCAAATGCAAAGTCTGATTTTTCCCATGCTCGTAAGTTCCTGCATCTCAATTTCTTTCCACATACTCATATGTTGGGTGCTTGTACACAATTCTGGATTAGAGAATCATGGAGCTGCATTAGCTATTGGTATTTCAATGTGGTTGAACGTAATTATTCTCGGTTTGTACATGAGCTGCTCTTCTTCCTGTGAAAAAACCCGTGctccaatttcaagggaggtgtTATACGGAGTGAAAGAATTTTTCCGCTTTGCTATTCCTTCAGCTGTCATGATATGGTAATCTCCATGTTTGCATCTATTTTAGTGCCTCAGAAATGAAATATCTTTAGGTTGTAAAGGATTTGGCATTGATAATTGCAGCCTTGAATGGTGGTCAtatgaaattttgattttgttatcAGGCCTTCTGCCAAACCCACAGCTTGAAACATCTGTCCTATCTGTCTGGTACGTTCTTATCACCCTTCAGGAAGAAACAAAGGGATAAATTGATCTTGATGCAATAGCCTAACTTTTCATTGGGATTCTGTGAACAGCCTAAACACTATTGTTACACTATATGCAATACCGTATGGACTTGCTGCTGCAGTAAGGTATGTTGAACACACGGGAATCCATTTTTGCTGGTGTCTCTTTGGTAAATGATGAAAATATGCTGATGTTAACTgttcattttgtttttcttcagcACCAGAGTTTCAAATGAGTTAGGAGCAGGAAACCCAGAAGGTGCTCGAGTTTCTGTAGTTGGTGTGATGGTTCTTGCTGTCACAGAGGTGATAATAGTAGATGGAGCCCTCTTTGCTAGCCGGCATGTTTTTGGCTATGTTTTTAGCAGTGACAAAGATGTTGTGGATTACGTCACAACCATGGCTCCCCTAGTTTGTCTATCTGTTTTAATGGATAGTCTACAAGGAACCCTTTCGGGTAAGTttattctcttttgttttgctttCTCTGCATTGTTATATTGGAGGGAAAAGGGAAGAGGGGATTGAGGTTGGATAATTGGCTGCTGTTGCCTTGTAATCCAATTGCTTCTTTCAGGTGTTGCAAGAGGATGTGGCTGGCAGCATATTGGAGCCTATGTCAATCTTGCGTCATTTTATCTTGTTGGAATTCCTATTGCTCTTGCATTAGGTTTCATGGTAAAGATAAGAGGGAAAGGTCTTTGGATCGGTATCCTATCCGGTGCTACTGTACAAAGTTTACTGCTCTTTATTGTAACAATATGCACAAATTGGGAAAAACAGGTCTTCTGTCtgacatttttcttaaatctgTTGAGCTACTTAGACCAAATCTGGAAATGTTTTGATTCTCTTCATCACTTAGAAGCCTTCAACTGATGCAGGCAATAAAGGCACGAGAGAGGCTGTTCCAAGAAAATGTTTCAGCTGAAGAAGGACTAATGTGATACGAAGAACCTACTGGTAATTTGAACAACTTCAAGCTGTAATTGAAGAAATTACAGAAGAATTGGATGATAGTTCTCATTGGCACCATAATCACAACTTCAATATTGACTTCTTCCAT
This portion of the Coffea eugenioides isolate CCC68of chromosome 11, Ceug_1.0, whole genome shotgun sequence genome encodes:
- the LOC113753808 gene encoding protein DETOXIFICATION 12-like, whose translation is MEEGLLVKEREVKAERLIWGLIGQEMKRLCCIAGPMVGVTLCQFLVEVISLMMVGHLGELSLSSSTIAISLCAVTGFSLLSGMASALETLCGQAYGAQQYLKLGTHTYTAIFCLLIVCIPLSIIWMYLGKILALTGQDPLISHEAGIFATWLIPALFGYATLQPLVRYFQMQSLIFPMLVSSCISISFHILICWVLVHNSGLENHGAALAIGISMWLNVIILGLYMSCSSSCEKTRAPISREVLYGVKEFFRFAIPSAVMICLEWWSYEILILLSGLLPNPQLETSVLSVCLNTIVTLYAIPYGLAAAVSTRVSNELGAGNPEGARVSVVGVMVLAVTEVIIVDGALFASRHVFGYVFSSDKDVVDYVTTMAPLVCLSVLMDSLQGTLSGVARGCGWQHIGAYVNLASFYLVGIPIALALGFMVKIRGKGLWIGILSGATVQSLLLFIVTICTNWEKQAIKARERLFQENVSAEEGLM